One window of the Spea bombifrons isolate aSpeBom1 chromosome 8, aSpeBom1.2.pri, whole genome shotgun sequence genome contains the following:
- the LOC128502940 gene encoding sperm acrosome membrane-associated protein 4-like → MKMLLTACFIVLLSCQIGQALDCYKCEYGTCLTPTKMTCGTLETCVTYTAQTGGLSLKKKGCTSPTNCMTGTSETYMGITVTTSPSCCITNLCNSAFTPRVSAVTGLAVLLSLWMAKVF, encoded by the exons ATGAAGATGCTGCTAACTGCCTGTTTTATTGTTCTTCTGAGCTGCCAAATAG GTCAAGCCCTGGATTGCTATAAATGTGAATATGGAACCTGCTTGACCCCCACCAAGATGACCTGTGGAACGTTGGAGACATGTGTGACCTACACCGCGCAGACAG GTGGCCTTTCTTTGAAGAAAAAAGGCTGCACAAGCCCAACTAATTGCATGACGGGGACTTCTGAGACCTACATGGGTATCACAGTGACAACGTCCCCTTCCTGCTGTATAACAAACCTCTGTAACTCGGCCTTCACCCCGAGGGTGTCAGCGGTCACTGGCCTTGCTGTCCTTCTCTCACTGTGGATGGCAAAAGTGTTCTGA